Part of the Primulina huaijiensis isolate GDHJ02 chromosome 15, ASM1229523v2, whole genome shotgun sequence genome is shown below.
atactgacatattttatgatttttaattaagaTTGAAAGTaaagagtttaataaattatttaggagaatttatataaaaaattatgaatgttaatatattaataatataataaatatgaatctATTAGAATGATTCGAAGAGTTTagttataattaaaaatttaaagatttttgtAGCATTTTTCttattgaaaaattatataatagataaatttataaattcaataaacaaaatttggTAGTATTTGAAATATCTACTAAGAATTTTTAACATTTAGGCATTAAGATTCTAAAGATAAACTCAACTATTATTTTAAAGAATAGTGATACCAAAATCAGAACTAAAATCTTATATAGGCTTTAGTTCCAAAATCaactatcataatatataaatttagcgtataattgttaaataattaatttcaatatCTCACATATTATATgactattttatttgatatttaaaaatagataataatagaaatttctaaaaaatttatatctcagacaaatttataaattcaatatacAAAATTTGTTAGTAcgtgatattttgatttataatttgattatgATACAActctaaaaatatttatctatgATAAAGAATTCTAAAAAATGAAAGGTAAAATTTTTTGTAGGtggttaaatattatttaaattgaatattatgagttatattttattatcaatattattatttaagtaGTTTTGATGAGACACAGAAGTTTTTTTTTCTAcagtaaaaaatatatacatgacataatctttataataaatataaattctaaTGATCATTGAttagcatttttcaaaatattagagATTctacatatgatattttaatatctttatttaattattttgaaatcaaactaactaattcaacaaataaaaaatatcattttttatgaaaatttatttctttgattatatttcaaaattttatggtgAAAATCATATTGatagtttaaaaattatatttaatatatggtgaaaatcatatcaatagTGCTCCATTTatgtaaattatgatttatacaTTGATAAAATCTATAATTTGGTTGATTTTTAGATTATCATGCTTTATACGTAAtgtttgaatatatatttttttaaaatttgtttaagttcattttgttttatatattatgttcattataatttattacataacataaaatcaacagcttgaaatttaatttgagaaaaaattttgaaagtaaattatataagttcttaaataatttattcatataatataaCAAGAAATTAGACACagataaataacaaaatgattcaaattatttttttagaaaatcaaatttttagtttttattatacAATTGTTTTTACTTGCATCACAGTACTTCATGCTAGTTATCTATAAGTTTATGTAAATAATCATGTAATCATCTGACGTGGAACTGTCGGGAAATGAACTAACAATTTATACTGGCGTGACGATTAAAATGTGACGTTTATGtcatatataaatttaagtATTATAACTATTTATACTTTTGAGAAACCATAAATATTTAGCTTAACAATAAGCCCATGAATTGGATATTTCTAACAATTTGGATCGAGTTATTTTTTGTTGAACGAGGATTAATACGTAGCTTAGCAGTTATTAACAAAATTTATAGGATTTTCCATTTGTCATGAAATAAACTCCTAcagtaattattaaataaaataatacacatAATATAAAAAGCATGTAAATAAACTCCTATgataatttatcaaataaatttatagcattctcaaaaatcaatatttaagtATAACAAGAAAAATCAATCTTTTGTGATAATCAACGAAGCCATAgatgaaattataaaaaatcttattgttcttatttattctttaatattttgtacttttttttttacataatgtGGCTGACTATcgatttcaaataaaatatcattacaataatttttttattactatATTTAAAAACTATTTTAGCCAATTTACTACAATAACTatgaaacaattattttaataactAATGGTATATGTCTCATAATTAATATTCAAGTATATAAACAATGAAAAATCGCatgataaataaatgaaataattgGTGTAAGACCTATGAGACTCAGCAACCATAAAAAAAATCCCGAAATGAAAACGAGAACATATCATATTCAGATTGCAAGAACTCATTAGAGTAGAGCATTAATCCTTCAAGGTGTAAAATGAGATCCATGATAATTTTTTGTAATAATGTTTGGTACTGCAGTTATAGGTTTGATCAATTCGATTGGATTTTTTGGGTTGCAGTTGGGGAATTATGGTCTTTTTCATGTCTTGCCATATAACAACAAAGTTATCTTATGTGTCAAGATCTTTCATTATGGGATCTACAGAGATACATTTTATCACACATAGATGACATCAAACACAACATTTTTAGGATTGCAAATCCATCCTTGAAATCCCCGAGTGTTttatttgtataaatcataaaacaaCAAATCGGGGTTCCAGTTTTGCGTGGACCACGAACAGCCTACCAAGACAATTTGCAGCTCATCAAAATCAAAGTATTTTCATCGACATAAAATCTTGAgctgattttattatcattcaCAAGCCCATTGATTTTTAAGTTTCGGTTCGTCAAAGAGAACATCAAGGAAAACACTGAAATTTACTATAGACAGTAACGTTACCGAAAAAAGACCCCATTTTATGCCGACGaggagcagcagcagcaacagtaGCTAGCAGCCTTCAATATTCACATTTAGATGCTGGAACAGGTGACCCCATTATCCAAGCCTTCTTATTGAACAACCTTAATGATCAGGAACTGAGAGTGTTTCCTTAAATATGAGGTCAGTTAGAATAAAACATggtaataataatcaaatcgaTTCACGAGTTCAAAATGTGCCAAAAACTTTAGCAACTTACCTTATCTCTCAATTTTCAGATAGATTTAAGTTGAATTCAATTATGAATGTTCGAATTTCCATTGGGCTAAGTTCTACCACTAACTTCACAGGATCCACAGGACCCCCTCTCAATACTGTGCCTTGGTTTATATTGGAGCCTTCCACTTTCCAGGATAACCTCTTTTTCTCCATTTCTTCTCTTTCTTGGTTGGCTGAGAGACTCATTTCCTTGACTTCGTTTATCTGATAAGGTCATAAGAGTCGATACAAACTGCTAAATGTTTGTATGGGGATGATTACAATAATTGACATGAGTTAAAGTTCATGTTGTTTGTCTCACCTTCTTGTTAGCAAAAACTCTCTTCAAGTCCACGGTTGCCATCACCGAAAAGTCCTTGTCCTCTCCAACCTATGACGATAACAAAAATAAGGAACAAAAACTGAGACGAACGTAGAAAATAGTTTCTATAGTCGAGTTGAGAGAATGACAAAGATTCTTGAATGATTTAAGAATGACAACCTCGTACAAGTGCGCCAACCGAAAGAGAACATTTCCATTTTCAAGCTCCTGAGCACCAGAAGAGTTCAACAACGGTAAATATTACACAGTACTTCTTGTTTGTCAAGCCCCGCTACCCATCGTGGTGTCCAATGGGCCCCCGACATATATACACAAACAAAAAATCTTTAGTCATCATATTTGTGAGAAGAATTACCTGGAGAGTTATTATAGCAACATTATTAGGAAGACTGTAAGAAGGATCCACTGCTGAAAAGGTAAGTGTTGGGAAATTCGTCCACTCGTCATCCTGCGATATGTTAAAGGAAATATAGTCATAAATATTGACTCAACAGAAACAAGAACAGAATGATTCCGAGGTTACCTGCTCGGAGAAAGCTAAAATAAAAGGTGAATATATCTCCTGTCCAAATGATCGACGCCACTTGGATCCCTCTCCAAGTGGATCAATCCTGACGTAGTACTTTCCTTGGATCTGCAAGAAGTTTAGAATTTGATCCGGTCTAGTATGTACTCTCGATTGAAGTGAAACCAGAAAACTAAccttaaattttttaagaatgATATTCAGTAATTGGTTAAACTTCATAGTAGCTAGTTAATATTTACAACCAAAATTCTACTATATGCTTCAGCTTTTTTCAACATCATGACAGTACGCTTACAGTTAAACCCAAGCACTTCTCCTCGATGCAGACTGTTTCATTTAGAGCCTCAGCAACACCTCTACTATCGTCATATAGCAATCTCCTATAAAACAAGACCTCAAGTTACAATTGTAAAGGTAAGCATACAAGTAAGAGTAACACCTTGATTCATTCCTGTGACAATCTCAATATTATGAAACGGTGAGTCGAACCTGTGGAGCATTATCTCCAATTCACCATCAGCAATACTAGATCCTCCTACTGATCTATCCACCAAAACTGATAGCTCTGAGTTCTCGTCTTTGATGTAagttccaagattgatctgaaAGAAAGTCGGATGTAATAGATGAAGCTAAACAAGATAATTGGTCCTCTCCTAAGTTACAATATTTCATTAACTTCTTGGCATTTTGTTTCCTTGACTTCTCTGATGGGATCAAAATTATAGTCCAAGCACTAAGTGGATCTAGctagtttaaaaaatatttcaactaTTCTTCCAGGTATAGAatctaattaaaatttagagGTGAGCGAAGACAGAAAGGGAAGTAACTCAACCTAATACATAAATAACTCTTTGGTGTTCAATGAAAGCAATGAACTCCAAAAAATTTATCAATCGTGCATCAAAGTGTGGACCACAGGTGGCAATTGTGTTGTCAATTGGGAATGCCAACATTAAGCCTTTTCAAGAAAGCAGGTTCGATTGAGAAAGAACTAGGCCCGTCAGAAGCTAATAACTATCTAATTGTAGTTTTATTGTCATGTGTACCAGTTAAATGTTggattttttaaattgaatGCAGGCTAAATACTTTATACCACATAAATTTCATTTCGTGATAAAATTTTTCAGGTTAAATACCTTGGAGTATCGCTATATGCATATTGTAAGATTTTTGGAATAGAAGAATCACATTTGGAAGTGGAGACAAAACGTTGCGCGTGATAACCACCTACTATGTTGTTGGCAGCAAGAATATGATAGCATAATTCTTTCACATAAATTTATCCCCgaatgaaaataaaaaggaaaactGTAGAAAGGGTTATTTCAGGCTAAACATACTGGATAGTAGTTTCCTGCAATAGGTTGGTTCACTTGAAGGTCCCAATCAGTTCTGTGGTCTCGAATCTAAACAGAAACAGCAAATAGTATCAAAGCATTGATAATGTCACAGTCATCGAAAACCAATGTATTTTTTTCtgtaataataatgatatgtATTCTGAACAGAATGTtaggttttgaaaaaaaaaaatcagcgaCTGAGACATTAGTGGATGAAACATACCCTTTCAAGAAAATCACGCCCGTTGGAGTctgtataaaatattttgttgtttCCTATTTTGGATTTTATGCGAGTTACAATCTCCTTACCAAAACCATCATCAATGGGAATAGGACCAAtctgtaaataaaaaataactagGTAGGTTTCCAACCACTAAGGATGGATAACTTTCACGAAATAAAGAGATAAACGAAGAAGACTGAATTACCACAAATTCAAACTCAGCATGTTCCTTCTCCTTGTACACTCTTGTAATCTATGCATAGACATATTAAAAGTTCACATaacatagaaaaaaaataacaatacgCATATATCTTTCTTCCAAATCTCTAGTTTTTTCAATGTGCAGATTCACATTTGATTTTCTAAACTTCCAACTGTTTTTGTCATAGATTCTTGAAACTTAGTCATGAGAAACTGAGTTAGGATTGATTGCTAGTAGCTAATTTCAAAATCAGTGCTCGCAAAAAgagtattaatattttcatttaaatgtgTTCGTCAAGGCATTTTAGAAATAGAAGTCCCAAGTGAAATGGAAAATAAATGTCATCTGATGTATAAACTAATGAATCCACTGTGAACCTGATATATCCAGGAATTAATCATCTGATGAACTTCGTCAAAGAGTGGACCTCGAAAAACTGTAAGTGGAACCtgaaacatatatcaattatcttattttttttgtatcaaGCAATTGTTACTCAAACCGGAGGCTAAACTTAGAAAGGAATGTATATACCTTCTCTTCAGAAAGCACTGGAAATGAACCATTTGGCCGGAAAACGTAAGCCCCTGAAGCCTTCAATAAGtaaatgaaattattgaataaaGTCCACCAGCAACGATTTGGGAGATAAATCTAAATAACACGGGGATGTTACCTGAAAATCAACACTCCTGTCACATCCAGTGAAATAACTGTATGATTGCTCTACAGAAATGTTTACCTTCATTACAAAATATAAGTGCTATCATGTATGTTCACTACTTTGCAGCACCAAAACGGAAGTTTACAGACCAGTTACTGATGATAAGACTACTACAGCATATGACAAATGTAAATGAAATAAACGATTTGGTGAATATTATTCTTGTTATAACAACGAATGATCATTACAGGTATATATATACTTGGAGGTGATGCACAATAATCCTATTCTAAAGCCTATGATTAAGCTAAAACATATACAGATAAGGAAAGAAATATTAGAGAATCAATTTCTATATGGACTACGTATTATGTGGCTATTCTACAGCTTAACTTCCTTTAACAACAAATAAAAAAGGCGCAGCTAAATGGGTGAAAAATGAGTAAATTTCTGAGGACATACCGAACTCCTGCTATTAATATATTGCATCAGCTTTCTATTAGTTCCAGAGTGCACAAGCTTCAAGCTGCCTGAACCTATTTCTATAGGACTGGTTTGGCTCCGTTCAAATGTGTACAACAATTGTTTTGACAAAACAGAAGCTGCCTGAGTTAACAAGTGACAGAATGTTAAAAAAACATCGAGTACAAATGCTCAACTCAATTACTACTTTCAAAAAAGATCAATGTAACAACCTCCCGGTTTATCACTTGAGATCACATAGCTGCTAAAACCCAAAGGTGGAACAACTGCTCTAAATGCAAGCCAATACTTGGGACTGACATTTGAAGATTTGCCCAAGTATGCACTGGCATATAATTTTGTGTTGGCTATTGAAGCATTAACTATAGGAATAAGCTGTGACAAAATCAATTGTCCTGCAGCATCTCTAACACTGACATTCTCATTGACTACCTGCATCAAGGGCATAAAAtgacattatttaattatttactgACTTAATTTCTTGACTTTTTTATTCTCGATTTAGTCGAACAAATACGTCACTTCATGTATTCAAACCAGTCCTTTTTCCTATTAAATCAGGGACCAGGAAAAAGCCTGATGTACTGAGCAGAATAGACAAAGAAAACCTGCTAATTTGACATCGCTGTCATagcaaaaactaaataaaaatgatcaaatgaaaaATACTCACAGGAATTCTAACAATCTCTGTTCTTTTCCACCCCACAGGGTTATAGACAAGTACCGCCTGTGAAAAGCAAGGGAACGATTTATCTATTGTTTCAATACCTTTTTTCGATAAAAAATTTTTACTTACTATTTTTTTCCCAAGAGAGAGATCAATTTCTGTTGGCGGACAATAGCTTATGTTCAGAAGGGGGCACTGGTGAAATAAGAAAGGATTCAAACTTTGATGCATCTGATTaacttcaaaatataaatagaagatcagtctCCCGGTATCTAGAAATAGAAGTTAAATCATCTAGGTGAGAGAGCATATGCCAATTCAATTTGATAAAAATGGATTGAACAGAAGTTCAAAACAGTTTATTGAAGAAACTGAACAACTGTTCAAGTTAATATTtgcttttaaagaaaaaatagcaCAAATACAAGAGAACTGGAAGTTCATGGGCATTTGCCTGCTTGAAGTTTGTAACTTGACTCTTGCATTCTGAAGTCGATGCTTGTGTCATACAACCAAGTGCAGTTGCCACAACTTCCTCGGACTGCGGTAATAAAAACTCAAGATGTTAATGCATTACCATCTAGTGGCAAAGAAAAAATGTTGGGAAAATATTGTACCTCCTTGTAACCAATTGAAAGCCGTTTTGCATAGTCATTAGCCACATGTTGCTGCTCAGTACCAGTAACTGCATCATGATGTTGTACAATGGCCAATGCATCGGCCAGTGAGTCAGTTGTTGGTCCTGATTCATTTCTTCCTTTGAAAAATTCTAGCTGTCTTGCTGCCTAATTAAGACCGGAGACCAGTGGGATTTCGGATTGAAAGCATTTGAAAGAGAGTTACCTTAACGATCAGAAATATTTAAAGGGTTTCATGACCTACCAAATAGTAGCCACTCATCATCCTGACATATCCTTTTAACGCGGGCCTACTTGTAAAATATCCTGTCCAATAAGAATTTTCACGATCCGCATATCTGATACACAATATGATTCAATTATCAGCCAACAACTTTAGCAGAATAATATGCATTTTTTGAATATGTTTacgaaaaattaaaaactttaacCAACGGGAAGTAGTCTTCAGTTTTAAGAGGCCATGACTCATATAAGTCATATTTTGCATCAGTGTACATAGATGGAGTTGAGTAAAATGCATTGACTCTGCCATCCTGCGATCAGGTTGAAAATCATTAGTTTATAAATAGGAACAGGATCaagattttacaaaatttttaatacaaaaaatgtTTTCAAGAAGAAGTTTTTGAGCAAATTTACTTCATCTGCACATATTCGAAACAAAGTTATCATAAAATAATACTTAAACCATTAAAAGTGCAATGATGGTCAACaaagtatttaaaataattaagtctcTCTTAAGAATGATTCGACAAAAATGTAACCTATACATTCAGAAAATACTGACTTGATTTACATAATGTATGAGTTTGTCCATATTCCGAAACCACGTATGCGCATATTGATAGTTGAAGTCAGTTCCCATAGTCCACATTATATGACTTGAACGTGTAACATTGACCTGTCATTGTGAAGGGAGTAATAACTAATGAGATCAGTACGACAAAGGAAAAAGCAGAAAACTAGAAACACAAACATAGggaaaacaagaaaattttaaaatacatttgcCAGCAATTAATTACCTGTGAGATGGCAGCAGCTACAAAATCATTGACACGCTTTTGAACATTGTAATCAAAAAGTTCCATGTCATCCTTCGGTCATAAACCATATACTTTATCACAATCTTCACAGGTAAAATGTCAAGATTCAgactttttttttcctaaagaAATACCTGGACAACAGGGGAATCAGATTCGAATTCAAAGTAAAAACCAGTTGGTGGCTCATAATTCCCCGCGTAGAATGCACCAGTaaatatctaaataattcagAACGAAATGTGAAGCGAAACACTCAACTTTCATAGATAAAAGGCTTAAAGAGATGACAACTAGTTATGAGCTTCAAAACAGAGCCTAATGCAATCACAAGTAGGACCTCAAAATTTGAGTCCATAAAATAACCTGAGAGGATGAACCACGACTTTTGGAACCCTGCCAGATAACCTCGAGGGTCTTGTCAGAACTCCTTTTGGCTCTATCTTGGTAGTCAATGCGAGCAAAGAAAAGAGAGTCAAACCCAACCTACACCGAAGAGTGCCATGATTTTCAGTTAAAAGAAGTCTGCAATGTAAGAATTACATTGTTCTCAATCAATAAGAATCTCTGTTACTACAATAAACATCATTCAGCATATTAGTGGATGGATTAAGTAAAAGACTTGGTCATGAATGAGGAGGCAGGATCACGACCATAATCTACGCATACAGACTCATAATGATACCTCTGCCCCCAAAAGGTATGCTTGAACAGCAGAATGTCCAAAGGGGTCTATTTGCCAACCGATTCTTGGTGTGACATTGAAATCTTCTTTAAGAAATCGGTGTCCTAGTGTTGTTTGATCTATCATATCAATGTAATGTGTAGTTGCCTCGTCATGCATGCACACGCCACCATTTCTGcatatacaaaattattttggaacaaagaagaaaaacaccATCACCTACCATACACTGGTCAAAAGAAGAGCAGCTACTGAAATATTGTTTTTCGCATTCATAATAACAACTGAATAAATCGCTTGCTTGCAAATATAATGAAAAGTACATTAGTACATGAATTCAAGTTGACCGGAGTTGACAAGAACCTTGACTCTATTCTTCATTGCTTCACTCTGGTCTCTCCACCACCGCTGGAAAAAAGCCTGACACAATATTGAAATTATTGACACAAACTGAAAACTAAATAcgtaaatgaaaaaaaatcaaatatgattTATCTCACCTGCTCAGCAAAGATAAATTTCCGATTTTCATCAGCCAACAATGCAGGAATCAACGAATCCAGCACATTCTGCACACATGCTACCTACACAGACAGCATTTTCACGCCAATCAATCAAATCCGTgacagaaaaaaaaatctaactaAAACCGAAGTCGACCACAAGTCATCTGAAAGTCAACATCACACTACAAGAAACATGCAGGAATGGCATATTACACTATTTCGTCCCGGGCATCCATCATTAAACAAGCTAGAAACGCAATTCAATATTGAAAAAGAGATGAGAATGCCGTACCTGAATAGAATTATTGGACCCAACGTAATATTGATCAATTGTCTTCAACCACCCAACATCATCGTGTGAGTGAGGGACCAAATGAACATTCAGCTTTCCAGGAACAATACCTCCGGAAGTATTGTAGACCATGTACTTCGCCTCCACCGCCaaaacacacacaacacacgcAGTAAAAGCCAACTGGATACCTCGAAGTCTCGCCATTGCCGGAACCAGTAGAAATTTCAGCTTCCTTGGGATTTTTGCATAGTAATGGAGTTGAGAGCTGTGGAATTGAATGATAGATATGCTGTCT
Proteins encoded:
- the LOC140958839 gene encoding probable alpha-mannosidase At5g13980 isoform X1, which produces MARLRGIQLAFTACVVCVLAVEAKYMVYNTSGGIVPGKLNVHLVPHSHDDVGWLKTIDQYYVGSNNSIQVACVQNVLDSLIPALLADENRKFIFAEQAFFQRWWRDQSEAMKNRVKVLVNSGQLEFINGGVCMHDEATTHYIDMIDQTTLGHRFLKEDFNVTPRIGWQIDPFGHSAVQAYLLGAEVGFDSLFFARIDYQDRAKRSSDKTLEVIWQGSKSRGSSSQIFTGAFYAGNYEPPTGFYFEFESDSPVVQDDMELFDYNVQKRVNDFVAAAISQVNVTRSSHIMWTMGTDFNYQYAHTWFRNMDKLIHYVNQDGRVNAFYSTPSMYTDAKYDLYESWPLKTEDYFPYADRENSYWTGYFTSRPALKGYVRMMSGYYLAARQLEFFKGRNESGPTTDSLADALAIVQHHDAVTGTEQQHVANDYAKRLSIGYKESEEVVATALGCMTQASTSECKSQVTNFKQCPLLNISYCPPTEIDLSLGKKIAVLVYNPVGWKRTEIVRIPVINENVSVRDAAGQLILSQLIPIVNASIANTKLYASAYLGKSSNVSPKYWLAFRAVVPPLGFSSYVISSDKPGASVLSKQLLYTFERSQTSPIEIGSGSLKLVHSGTNRKLMQYINSRSSVNISVEQSYSYFTGCDRSVDFQASGAYVFRPNGSFPVLSEEKVPLTVFRGPLFDEVHQMINSWIYQITRVYKEKEHAEFEFVIGPIPIDDGFGKEIVTRIKSKIGNNKIFYTDSNGRDFLERIRDHRTDWDLQVNQPIAGNYYPINLGTYIKDENSELSVLVDRSVGGSSIADGELEIMLHRRLLYDDSRGVAEALNETVCIEEKCLGLTIQGKYYVRIDPLGEGSKWRRSFGQEIYSPFILAFSEQDDEWTNFPTLTFSAVDPSYSLPNNVAIITLQELENGNVLFRLAHLYEVGEDKDFSVMATVDLKRVFANKKINEVKEMSLSANQEREEMEKKRLSWKVEGSNINQGTVLRGGPVDPVKLVVELSPMEIRTFIIEFNLNLSEN
- the LOC140958839 gene encoding probable alpha-mannosidase At5g13980 isoform X2 → MARLRGIQLAFTACVVCVLAVEAKYMVYNTSGGIVPGKLNVHLVPHSHDDVGWLKTIDQYYVGSNNSIQVACVQNVLDSLIPALLADENRKFIFAEQAFFQRWWRDQSEAMKNRVKVLVNSGQLEFINGGVCMHDEATTHYIDMIDQTTLGHRFLKEDFNVTPRIGWQIDPFGHSAVQAYLLGAEVGFDSLFFARIDYQDRAKRSSDKTLEVIWQGSKSRGSSSQIFTGAFYAGNYEPPTGFYFEFESDSPVVQDDMELFDYNVQKRVNDFVAAAISQVNVTRSSHIMWTMGTDFNYQYAHTWFRNMDKLIHYVNQDGRVNAFYSTPSMYTDAKYDLYESWPLKTEDYFPYADRENSYWTGYFTSRPALKGYVRMMSGYYLAARQLEFFKGRNESGPTTDSLADALAIVQHHDAVTGTEQQHVANDYAKRLSIGYKESEEVVATALGCMTQASTSECKSQVTNFKQCPLLNISYCPPTEIDLSLGKKIAVLVYNPVGWKRTEIVRIPVVNENVSVRDAAGQLILSQLIPIVNASIANTKLYASAYLGKSSNVSPKYWLAFRAVVPPLGFSSYVISSDKPGASVLSKQLLYTFERSQTSPIEIGSGSLKLVHSGTNRKLMQYINSRSSVNISVEQSYSYFTGCDRSVDFQASGAYVFRPNGSFPVLSEEKVPLTVFRGPLFDEVHQMINSWIYQITRVYKEKEHAEFEFVIGPIPIDDGFGKEIVTRIKSKIGNNKIFYTDSNGRDFLERIRDHRTDWDLQVNQPIAGNYYPINLGTYIKDENSELSVLVDRSVGGSSIADGELEIMLHRRLLYDDSRGVAEALNETVCIEEKCLGLTIQGKYYVRIDPLGEGSKWRRSFGQEIYSPFILAFSEQDDEWTNFPTLTFSAVDPSYSLPNNVAIITLQELENGNVLFRLAHLYEVGEDKDFSVMATVDLKRVFANKKINEVKEMSLSANQEREEMEKKRLSWKVEGSNINQGTVLRGGPVDPVKLVVELSPMEIRTFIIEFNLNLSEN